AAATTTTATTCCACTAGTTGAAGCAGAGGATATGACTCTTGGGTTCAATCACACAAACGTTGCTAAGGATATGCTTGGCAAATGGAAATTCCCAAATGAATTAACTGATGCTATAAGCAATCATCATTCCCCGCATAATGCAGACTCTAAAGTACAAGCAGCAATTCTTCAGGTTGCCGACAATTTGGCGAATGCCATAGGAATTGCAGATGGTGGGATGTACGTTCTTCCGGGAATTGAGGAAGGAGCTTGGGAATTGCTTGGAATTGATGCGGAGAGCTTAACTTCGATCGTAGAAGATTATGACCGTCAAATCGAAGAACTTTTTCAAGCCTTTTTCACTTAAAAACTAATCGTTTTCACTACAGCAGTCATTGTTGGAACAAGGTAAATCAATTGTGACTATTGTTCCTTTGTTTTTTCCTTCGCTTTCTATGAAGAGTTTTCCTTGATGTTCAAAAACTATTTTTTTAACAAGTGAAAGTCCCATGCCTACGCCTTTCGCTTTTGTTGAATAAAACGGATCAAGAACATAAGGCAGATATCGGGATTCAATTCCTAATCCGTGATCAATTATTTTAATTGATATAACATCACCTTTTTTGAAAATTTTAATTGCAACATCCGTTGAAAGCTCTGGCGTAAAGTTGCTGGCATTCAACAAAAGTTCAACAATTGCTGAAAGAAATAAGTCTCTGTCCACGTTTAGGAAAGGAATATTGTTTTCCAGCTTTACGTTTATATTTTCGCCAATTTCAGATAAAATTTCATTCGTTTTTTCAATTGCTTGTTTAATTAAAAGCTCAATTTTAACTTCAGATGGATTAGCTTTAGGAATAGTCGAATAATTTTTTACAGCCGTAACCAACCCTTCTAATTTTTCTGCTTCTTCTGAAATGGCCTTAATTTCTCTATTCAGAGGATCGTCTTTGGGAAGTTTTTTAGAAATCAAATTTGCGAGACCGCCAATGACGATGGTGGGATTTAAAACTTGATGAGCAA
The window above is part of the Maridesulfovibrio ferrireducens genome. Proteins encoded here:
- a CDS encoding PAS domain-containing sensor histidine kinase, whose product is MSSLQKMVIENILASLSVGLMVISQKGKIIFLNNSACEILGLNIEEHLGCGWGELFITDDTHNIEFNQVIIDAITEQGVGRKHSVAFSIKKEKCTKKLSITSSFLTDEGKTLGMVFLFEDVTDFYQAEERERQMLSRNVELQKERIAGLDSLAQAVAHQVLNPTIVIGGLANLISKKLPKDDPLNREIKAISEEAEKLEGLVTAVKNYSTIPKANPSEVKIELLIKQAIEKTNEILSEIGENINVKLENNIPFLNVDRDLFLSAIVELLLNASNFTPELSTDVAIKIFKKGDVISIKIIDHGLGIESRYLPYVLDPFYSTKAKGVGMGLSLVKKIVFEHQGKLFIESEGKNKGTIVTIDLPCSNNDCCSEND